A genomic region of Arcobacter sp. LA11 contains the following coding sequences:
- a CDS encoding branched-chain amino acid ABC transporter permease, whose translation MVELLQYSFGGLTVGFIYALVGLGFTVIYNSSKIINFSQGEFVMIGGMAAVFLSYAKFPFVLAFPLAIILSALLGYMLFKLVSMSSNSSVTSLIILTLGYSIFVRGASQVGFDKQMHTLPAFISDTPISIFGATITPQAILVIVVSLCIVTGLYYLFNKTKIGKAMLATADNKDAAKLVGISVKKILIMNFMISAGIAAIGGIVLTPITSTNYEIGIMLGLKGFCAAIIGGIGNPFGAVFGGVVLGILESFVAGYLSSEYKDAVAFIVLLLILFFFPGGLFGAKKSTRV comes from the coding sequence ATGGTTGAATTATTACAATACTCATTTGGGGGTTTAACAGTTGGATTCATCTACGCATTAGTAGGTCTTGGATTCACTGTTATTTATAACTCGAGTAAAATTATAAACTTCTCGCAAGGGGAGTTTGTAATGATAGGGGGAATGGCAGCTGTATTTTTATCATACGCTAAGTTTCCATTTGTTTTAGCCTTTCCTTTAGCGATTATTTTATCGGCTTTATTAGGATATATGCTTTTTAAGTTAGTTTCGATGTCAAGTAACTCATCAGTTACATCATTGATTATCTTAACACTAGGTTACTCTATTTTTGTAAGAGGCGCGTCGCAAGTAGGATTTGATAAACAAATGCATACATTGCCAGCATTTATAAGTGATACACCAATTTCTATATTTGGTGCAACTATAACACCTCAAGCAATTTTAGTAATTGTTGTTTCACTTTGTATTGTTACTGGATTGTATTACCTTTTTAACAAAACAAAAATTGGAAAAGCAATGCTAGCAACTGCTGATAATAAAGATGCAGCAAAACTAGTTGGTATTTCTGTTAAGAAAATTTTGATTATGAATTTTATGATTAGTGCAGGAATTGCTGCAATTGGTGGGATTGTTTTAACACCAATTACATCAACTAATTATGAGATTGGAATTATGTTAGGTCTAAAGGGATTTTGTGCGGCTATTATTGGTGGTATTGGTAATCCATTTGGTGCAGTATTTGGAGGAGTTGTTCTAGGTATTCTAGAGTCTTTCGTTGCTGGTTATTTAAGTAGTGAATATAAAGATGCTGTTGCATTTATTGTATTACTTTTAATTTTATTCTTTTTCCCAGGTGGTTTATTTGGGGCTAAGAAATCAACAAGAGTATAG
- a CDS encoding branched-chain amino acid ABC transporter permease, giving the protein MGNKGVFLDRGIVTTIVVLCLIPFLLQNSFHYEIAIMCMLNAVICIGLNMLVGYTGQISLGHGAFAGLGAYVAVVLSTTFEFDPVLSIIVSVIVLAALAFFISKPVLKLEGHYLAMATLAVGIIISIVLTNEDELTGGPDGMGVSEFHILGYVFENDIQWYILSAIFLVFSIWALQNVVNSPFGRILRCIRDSETAAKAIGADVPYYKTYVFVISVVIATIAGSLYSYYTGFISPEESGFMRSIELVVMIVFGGLGRIYGAVFGAIIITALPQFLTFLHDYEHMVFGAIIIFVMIFMPKGIVSLFDVLKVEKKEPKKDNT; this is encoded by the coding sequence ATGGGAAATAAAGGTGTATTTTTAGATAGAGGTATTGTAACAACAATCGTAGTGTTATGTTTAATACCTTTTTTATTACAAAATAGTTTTCACTATGAAATTGCAATTATGTGTATGTTAAATGCAGTTATTTGTATTGGACTTAATATGTTAGTAGGATATACAGGACAAATTTCATTAGGTCATGGTGCCTTTGCTGGACTTGGTGCTTATGTTGCAGTAGTTTTATCTACAACATTTGAGTTTGATCCAGTACTTAGTATTATTGTTTCAGTTATAGTATTAGCTGCTTTAGCATTTTTTATCTCTAAACCAGTATTAAAACTAGAAGGTCATTATTTAGCAATGGCAACATTAGCAGTTGGTATTATCATCTCTATAGTTTTAACAAATGAAGATGAGTTAACTGGCGGACCAGATGGTATGGGTGTTAGTGAATTTCATATTTTAGGATATGTTTTTGAAAACGATATTCAATGGTATATTTTATCAGCTATATTTTTAGTATTTTCTATTTGGGCTTTACAAAATGTTGTAAATTCTCCATTTGGAAGAATCTTAAGATGTATTAGAGACTCTGAAACAGCAGCAAAAGCTATTGGTGCAGATGTTCCATATTATAAAACATATGTATTTGTAATTTCTGTTGTTATTGCAACAATTGCTGGAAGTCTTTATTCTTATTATACAGGATTTATCTCTCCTGAAGAATCAGGATTTATGAGAAGTATTGAACTTGTTGTAATGATTGTATTTGGAGGACTTGGAAGAATTTATGGTGCAGTTTTTGGTGCTATTATTATTACAGCCCTTCCTCAGTTTTTAACTTTCTTACATGATTATGAACACATGGTATTTGGAGCTATTATTATCTTTGTAATGATTTTCATGCCAAAAGGAATAGTTTCACTTTTTGATGTTTTAAAAGTAGAAAAGAAAGAGCCCAAAAAGGATAATACATGA
- a CDS encoding ABC transporter ATP-binding protein, which translates to MSLLKIDGISKSFGGLKAVDDISFEVQEGTIHALIGPNGAGKTTLVNMISGIYSVDTGDIYFNDEKITNVPTHKLVNKHIMRTFQNLEICESMTVMENVLLGFNINMNKNLLKCSFQFESIIDDEEKFTHIALSHLKRVGLEGVAHKLCGDLSYGVLKKVEIVRALAINPKLLLLDEPVAGLNGTETAEIAQIIKEIAKEGVTVLLIEHDMKMIMGISDNITVVNFGVKLAEGTPEEISSNPEVIKAYLGEGSLHA; encoded by the coding sequence ATGAGTCTATTAAAAATTGATGGAATCTCTAAAAGTTTTGGTGGGTTAAAAGCTGTTGATGATATCTCTTTTGAAGTACAAGAGGGAACAATTCATGCCTTAATTGGTCCAAATGGCGCAGGGAAAACAACTTTAGTAAATATGATTTCTGGTATCTATTCAGTAGATACAGGAGATATTTACTTTAATGATGAAAAGATTACAAATGTTCCTACTCATAAGTTAGTAAATAAACATATTATGAGAACTTTCCAAAATCTTGAGATTTGTGAAAGTATGACTGTTATGGAAAACGTTCTTTTAGGATTCAATATTAATATGAATAAAAACCTTCTAAAATGTTCATTTCAATTTGAGTCAATTATTGATGATGAAGAGAAATTTACTCATATTGCACTTTCACATTTAAAAAGAGTTGGTCTTGAAGGTGTTGCACATAAACTTTGTGGAGATTTATCTTATGGAGTTCTAAAAAAAGTTGAAATTGTAAGAGCCTTAGCAATTAATCCAAAACTTTTACTTTTAGATGAACCAGTTGCGGGACTAAATGGTACTGAAACTGCAGAAATTGCACAAATTATTAAAGAGATTGCAAAAGAGGGAGTAACTGTACTTTTAATTGAACATGATATGAAAATGATTATGGGTATCTCGGACAATATCACAGTTGTGAATTTTGGAGTTAAATTAGCAGAAGGAACACCAGAAGAAATTTCATCAAATCCTGAAGTTATTAAAGCTTATTTAGGTGAAGGGTCATTACATGCATAA
- a CDS encoding ABC transporter ATP-binding protein encodes MHKSDLLLNIEKLDCHYGHIHVLQDINLEVHKGEIVALIGANGAGKTTLMRTISGLKEQNKGEITFKDNINITDTAPEKRVKLGIAQVPEGRELFKSLTVEDNLMLGAFTRNDKVEIKKDLEFVYEKFPILLEKKDLVAGNLSGGQQQMLAIGRALMSKPDLLLMDEPSMGLAPVIVEEIFAFIEELKKIHMTVFLVEQNSYFALTISDRAYVLENGEIVLSGNSKDLVKDPRVKEAYLGM; translated from the coding sequence ATGCATAAGTCTGATTTATTATTAAATATAGAAAAGTTAGATTGTCATTATGGACATATCCATGTATTACAAGATATTAATCTTGAAGTACATAAAGGTGAAATTGTTGCATTGATTGGTGCAAATGGCGCAGGAAAAACAACTTTAATGAGGACAATCTCTGGACTTAAAGAGCAAAATAAAGGTGAAATTACTTTTAAAGATAATATCAATATTACAGATACTGCTCCTGAAAAAAGAGTAAAACTTGGAATTGCACAAGTTCCAGAAGGAAGAGAACTTTTTAAATCACTAACAGTAGAAGACAATCTTATGTTAGGTGCATTTACAAGAAATGATAAAGTTGAAATAAAAAAAGATTTAGAGTTTGTATATGAAAAGTTTCCTATTCTTTTAGAAAAAAAAGATTTAGTTGCAGGTAACCTCTCTGGTGGTCAACAACAAATGTTAGCTATTGGAAGAGCTTTAATGTCCAAGCCTGATTTATTATTAATGGATGAGCCTTCAATGGGACTTGCTCCTGTAATTGTAGAAGAAATATTTGCATTTATTGAAGAGCTTAAAAAAATCCATATGACTGTATTTTTAGTTGAACAAAACTCATACTTTGCACTAACTATTTCTGATCGTGCTTATGTTTTAGAAAATGGGGAAATTGTTTTAAGTGGTAACTCTAAAGATCTAGTAAAAGATCCAAGAGTTAAAGAAGCATACTTAGGAATGTAA
- a CDS encoding enoyl-CoA hydratase-related protein: MDYKYIIVEKNENGVGQITLNRPEAYNALCTPLLDEVSNAIKDFDSDDSIGAVVLTGGNKVFAAGADIKELATLDFAGAYNNEFVKKEWMTLEKHTKPIIAAVAGFALGGGCEMSLLCDITICDTSAKFGQPEVKIGTMPGAGGTQRLTRAVGKAKSMQLCLTGDMIGAQEAKEYGLVAQVVEEGKVIEAAQELASKIASMSQPIVRLIKESVNNAYESTLQAGLESERKSFYTTLALDDRIEGMNAFVEKRKANFTNK; the protein is encoded by the coding sequence ATGGATTATAAATATATAATAGTTGAAAAAAATGAAAATGGTGTAGGTCAAATTACATTAAATAGACCAGAAGCTTATAATGCATTATGTACTCCTTTATTAGATGAAGTATCAAATGCGATAAAAGATTTTGATTCTGATGATTCAATTGGAGCAGTTGTATTAACTGGTGGAAATAAAGTTTTTGCAGCAGGAGCTGATATAAAAGAACTTGCAACACTTGATTTTGCAGGAGCATATAATAATGAGTTTGTAAAAAAAGAGTGGATGACTTTAGAAAAACATACAAAGCCAATTATTGCAGCAGTAGCTGGATTTGCACTTGGTGGTGGTTGTGAAATGTCTTTATTATGTGATATTACTATTTGTGATACAAGTGCAAAATTTGGACAACCTGAAGTTAAGATTGGAACTATGCCAGGAGCTGGTGGTACACAAAGACTAACAAGAGCAGTTGGAAAAGCAAAATCGATGCAATTGTGTCTAACTGGTGATATGATTGGTGCTCAAGAAGCAAAAGAGTATGGTTTAGTTGCACAAGTAGTTGAAGAAGGAAAAGTAATTGAAGCTGCACAAGAGTTGGCTTCTAAAATTGCTTCAATGTCGCAACCTATTGTAAGGCTTATAAAAGAGTCTGTAAATAATGCTTATGAATCTACACTTCAAGCTGGACTTGAAAGTGAAAGAAAATCTTTTTATACTACTTTAGCTTTAGATGATAGAATAGAAGGAATGAATGCTTTTGTTGAAAAAAGAAAAGCAAATTTTACAAATAAATAA
- a CDS encoding 2Fe-2S iron-sulfur cluster-binding protein, with the protein MKKIIMQPSGKEIDCPSGETVLSVLEKQGYALPNNCRAGACGECKIKVLSGEFDQGFIMDMALSQEDREKGYGLMCMAKPTSDVLEIEFGTEDAQPKLFPPVENSWHIVTDKIQRTDKILELRLSPLGQPIRFWPGQYAMIGDEGSGHPLRPYSIANSPRPNGELSFLITNEPGGKTSPWIHEEVNIGDNIKINAPYGTFLGDPSVDTPILCLASGSGLAPILSLLNAYLSRGHRNPVTLLFSAKTKADLLDFGKLKYLESKYVNFKYKFTLTQESNNVGGLEGRIDKVLPQLLSDLSNHSVYIAGGVSFVDSCKKIVDKLGAKEELIHMEEYFAQQVQ; encoded by the coding sequence ATGAAAAAAATTATTATGCAACCATCAGGAAAAGAGATAGATTGTCCATCAGGAGAAACTGTTTTATCTGTTCTTGAAAAACAAGGTTATGCTTTACCCAATAACTGTAGAGCTGGAGCTTGTGGTGAATGTAAAATAAAAGTTTTAAGTGGTGAATTTGACCAAGGTTTTATTATGGACATGGCCTTATCTCAAGAAGATAGAGAAAAAGGCTATGGACTTATGTGTATGGCTAAACCAACTTCTGATGTATTAGAAATAGAGTTTGGTACTGAAGATGCACAACCTAAACTATTCCCACCTGTTGAAAATTCTTGGCATATTGTAACAGACAAAATTCAACGTACTGATAAAATACTTGAGTTAAGACTATCTCCACTTGGACAGCCTATAAGATTTTGGCCAGGTCAATATGCAATGATAGGTGATGAGGGTTCTGGACATCCTCTAAGACCATATTCTATTGCAAATTCTCCAAGACCTAATGGTGAATTATCTTTTCTTATTACAAATGAGCCAGGAGGTAAAACTTCTCCTTGGATTCATGAAGAGGTAAATATTGGTGACAATATTAAGATAAATGCCCCATATGGAACTTTTTTAGGTGATCCAAGTGTTGATACTCCTATTTTATGTCTTGCATCAGGAAGTGGATTAGCACCTATTTTATCACTTTTAAATGCATACTTAAGTAGAGGCCATAGAAATCCAGTAACACTGTTATTCTCCGCAAAAACAAAAGCAGATTTACTTGATTTTGGTAAACTTAAATACTTAGAATCTAAATATGTAAACTTTAAATACAAATTTACTCTTACTCAAGAGAGTAATAATGTAGGTGGATTAGAAGGAAGAATCGATAAAGTTTTACCGCAGTTACTTTCAGATCTTTCAAATCACTCAGTTTATATTGCAGGTGGAGTATCATTTGTAGACTCTTGTAAAAAAATCGTTGATAAACTTGGTGCAAAAGAAGAACTTATCCATATGGAAGAGTACTTTGCACAACAAGTGCAGTAA
- a CDS encoding AEC family transporter has product MSLFFLLLLKIFPLYINIILGYFSTKLLDVKRESIANILIYILGPIVVFSATLSVKIDLSILFLPIFFYVFCSIIAFLALFVFRNTWNDPTSNILAFSAGTGNTGYFGIPLAIIFFPPYLADIYIFTVLASLLYESTSGFYVTAKGNFTVKESINKMLKLPILYAFILGIILNLLGIKIPDEISAYTGQFKGAYGILGMMMLGMGLVGLKKGTDLDAKFISITFFLKFIFWPLAILGVIYIDREFYMFLNEDLYKVMFLFSIVPLAGNTVTLAVLLNAKPEKASFTVLLSTIVSVIYIPIVLALYGGF; this is encoded by the coding sequence ATGTCATTATTCTTTTTACTATTATTAAAAATATTTCCATTGTATATTAATATTATTTTAGGCTATTTTTCAACAAAACTTTTAGATGTAAAAAGAGAATCAATTGCAAATATTTTGATATATATTTTAGGTCCAATTGTAGTTTTTTCAGCAACACTAAGTGTTAAAATTGATTTATCAATTCTATTTTTACCTATATTTTTCTATGTATTTTGTTCTATAATTGCATTTCTTGCTCTATTTGTATTTAGAAACACATGGAATGACCCAACTAGTAATATCTTAGCTTTTAGTGCAGGAACAGGTAATACAGGATATTTTGGTATTCCTTTAGCAATTATTTTCTTCCCACCATATTTAGCAGATATTTATATTTTTACAGTTTTAGCTTCTTTGTTATATGAAAGTACTTCAGGTTTTTATGTAACTGCAAAAGGTAACTTTACAGTAAAAGAATCAATAAATAAAATGTTAAAACTACCAATTTTATATGCATTTATTTTAGGTATTATTTTAAATCTTTTAGGAATTAAGATTCCTGATGAAATTAGTGCTTATACTGGTCAGTTTAAAGGTGCCTATGGAATATTAGGTATGATGATGTTAGGAATGGGTCTTGTTGGACTTAAAAAAGGTACTGATTTAGATGCAAAATTTATATCTATTACATTTTTCTTAAAATTTATTTTTTGGCCACTGGCAATATTAGGGGTTATTTATATAGATAGAGAATTTTATATGTTTTTAAATGAAGACTTATATAAAGTAATGTTTCTATTTTCAATCGTTCCACTTGCTGGAAATACAGTGACTTTAGCAGTTCTACTAAATGCAAAACCAGAAAAAGCTAGTTTTACAGTATTGTTAAGCACAATAGTTTCTGTTATATATATACCAATTGTATTAGCTTTATATGGTGGGTTTTAA
- a CDS encoding PaaX family transcriptional regulator C-terminal domain-containing protein, whose translation MSELEYNEVDEYLKEILEEISPKAKSLIITFFGDTVFPYGGTIWLGSLVKFMEEFDISEKLTRTSIFRLTKEGWLSSKKFGRESYYSLSDLAIDRFIKAHYSVYAYDEQEKDRDWLVLFTNGVKPAKEQELAKVLKKEGFANPSKHVHIHPHYKMEYMQDILIKNELQNDVLLIKGPINMPMNKEMIKEMVHTYWDLHDVEERYQHFITKFRRIFTLKTPIDQFTDKQCFMLRIMLIHEYRRALLFDPKLGNDLVSIDWLGKAASSLVESIYGGIHNQANNYVRENLLTVGGNTPKLDKFYFNRFGGIR comes from the coding sequence GTGAGTGAGTTAGAATATAATGAAGTTGATGAATACTTAAAAGAGATACTAGAAGAGATATCGCCAAAAGCAAAATCTTTGATTATCACATTCTTTGGAGATACTGTTTTTCCATATGGAGGAACTATTTGGTTGGGTTCTTTAGTTAAGTTCATGGAAGAGTTTGATATTAGTGAAAAACTAACAAGAACATCTATCTTTAGACTTACAAAAGAAGGATGGTTAAGCTCTAAGAAATTTGGACGAGAAAGTTACTACTCATTAAGTGATTTAGCAATAGATAGATTTATTAAAGCTCACTATAGTGTTTATGCTTATGATGAACAAGAGAAAGATAGAGATTGGTTAGTTCTGTTTACAAATGGTGTTAAACCAGCAAAAGAACAGGAACTTGCAAAAGTATTAAAAAAAGAAGGATTTGCAAATCCCTCGAAACATGTTCATATTCATCCCCACTACAAAATGGAATATATGCAAGATATCTTGATAAAAAATGAACTCCAAAATGATGTACTTTTAATCAAAGGTCCTATAAATATGCCTATGAACAAAGAGATGATAAAAGAGATGGTTCATACTTATTGGGATTTACATGATGTTGAAGAAAGATATCAACATTTTATTACTAAATTTAGAAGAATTTTTACATTAAAAACACCTATTGATCAATTTACTGATAAACAATGTTTTATGTTAAGAATTATGCTTATTCATGAATACAGAAGAGCTTTATTATTTGATCCAAAACTTGGAAATGATTTAGTATCTATAGATTGGTTAGGGAAAGCTGCTTCATCACTTGTAGAATCAATTTATGGAGGAATTCATAACCAAGCAAATAACTATGTGAGAGAAAACCTTTTAACAGTTGGAGGAAATACTCCAAAACTTGATAAATTCTATTTTAATAGATTTGGTGGGATAAGATAA
- a CDS encoding NAD(P)H-dependent oxidoreductase, with protein MSKKILVILAHDDMKISRVNKRFIKELESCENVEIRDLKALYPDYKINIEAEQEAIRNANKVVFQFPMFWFNAPSILKEWMDKVYSLGFAFDVTKDGYQRRELDGREFMLAVSMGGHEAAYDGEYKSVDECLTPYIYTAKFCGMRVVEPFYTYRAMQNLSDEKLEELAPQYKDAILK; from the coding sequence ATGTCTAAAAAAATATTAGTGATTTTAGCCCATGATGATATGAAAATATCAAGAGTAAACAAACGTTTCATAAAAGAATTAGAATCTTGTGAAAATGTTGAAATAAGAGATTTAAAAGCATTATATCCTGATTATAAAATCAATATAGAAGCTGAACAAGAAGCTATTAGAAATGCTAACAAAGTAGTATTTCAATTTCCAATGTTCTGGTTTAATGCACCCTCAATTTTAAAAGAGTGGATGGATAAAGTCTACTCTTTAGGTTTTGCTTTTGATGTTACGAAAGATGGTTACCAAAGAAGAGAACTAGATGGAAGAGAATTTATGCTCGCAGTTTCTATGGGTGGACATGAAGCAGCTTATGATGGTGAATATAAAAGTGTAGATGAGTGTTTGACTCCATATATTTATACTGCAAAATTTTGTGGTATGAGAGTAGTTGAGCCATTTTATACATATAGAGCGATGCAAAATTTAAGTGATGAGAAACTTGAAGAATTGGCACCACAATATAAAGATGCAATTTTAAAGTAA
- a CDS encoding AMP-binding protein, producing MADTKNRKTVSYYPKVLVSKDELTALQTRRMKHTLLRAYSFVPYYKKKWDDHGVHPDDFTFLEDIKKFPFTTKEDLRLNYPFGMFANPMSDIVRLHASSGTTGKPTVVGYTRKDIDTWSDLVARSIRLAGGGKGDIVHVSYGYGLFTGGLGAHYGAEKLGCTVVPASGGFTDKQVTLINDFKANVIMVTPSYMLNIIEEMENRGIDPKETALKVGIFGAEPWSMEMKRNIEEKVGIAALDIYGLSEMMGPGVACEVLEDRGDLYVWEDHFYPEIVDRDTFDPIPDGEEGELVLTTLTKEALPIIRYRTKDLSTLYEGDLLNMRKMKRIKARTDDMMIIRGVNVFPSQIEEVLLKIEAFSPYYQLIISREGNMDDLAIDVEPELTASTQEVQEAIKTLVHKVKSGIGVSVKVNIKNHGEVPRSQGKAQRVVDKRNL from the coding sequence ATGGCAGATACAAAAAATAGAAAAACAGTTAGTTATTACCCTAAAGTTTTAGTTTCAAAAGATGAATTAACTGCACTACAAACAAGAAGAATGAAACATACTCTTCTAAGAGCATACTCTTTTGTACCATATTATAAAAAGAAATGGGATGACCACGGTGTTCACCCTGATGATTTTACTTTTTTAGAGGATATTAAAAAGTTTCCTTTTACTACAAAAGAGGATTTAAGATTAAACTATCCATTTGGAATGTTTGCAAATCCTATGAGTGATATAGTAAGACTACATGCATCATCTGGGACTACTGGAAAACCCACAGTTGTAGGATATACAAGGAAAGATATTGATACTTGGTCTGATTTAGTTGCTAGGTCTATTAGACTTGCAGGTGGAGGGAAAGGTGATATTGTTCATGTTTCTTATGGATATGGATTATTTACTGGTGGTTTAGGTGCACATTATGGAGCTGAAAAACTTGGATGTACTGTTGTTCCTGCTTCTGGAGGATTTACAGATAAACAGGTTACCTTGATAAATGACTTCAAAGCAAATGTAATAATGGTTACCCCTTCATATATGTTAAATATTATTGAAGAGATGGAGAATAGAGGTATTGACCCAAAAGAGACTGCACTTAAAGTTGGTATTTTTGGAGCAGAGCCTTGGTCAATGGAGATGAAAAGAAATATCGAAGAAAAAGTAGGAATTGCGGCTCTTGATATTTATGGACTTTCTGAAATGATGGGACCTGGTGTTGCTTGTGAGGTTCTTGAAGATAGGGGAGATTTATACGTTTGGGAAGATCATTTCTATCCTGAAATTGTAGATAGAGATACATTTGATCCAATCCCTGATGGAGAAGAGGGTGAATTAGTTTTAACTACTCTTACTAAAGAAGCTCTACCTATTATTAGATATAGAACAAAAGATTTATCAACTCTATATGAAGGTGACCTTCTAAATATGAGAAAAATGAAAAGAATTAAAGCTAGAACTGATGATATGATGATTATTAGAGGAGTAAATGTATTCCCGTCTCAAATTGAAGAAGTTTTATTAAAAATTGAGGCTTTCTCTCCATATTATCAATTAATCATCTCAAGAGAAGGGAACATGGATGATTTAGCTATTGATGTTGAACCTGAACTTACAGCTTCCACACAAGAAGTTCAAGAAGCTATTAAAACTTTAGTTCACAAAGTTAAATCAGGTATTGGTGTTTCTGTAAAAGTTAACATAAAAAACCATGGAGAAGTACCGAGAAGTCAAGGTAAAGCCCAAAGAGTTGTAGATAAAAGAAACTTATAG